TGTTTGTAGCCAGTTATTTGGAACGAATTGGTGATTACGTCACAAACATCTGTGAATGGATTGTTTATTTAAGAACTGGCAAAGTTGTCGAATTAAATTCAAACGACAAAGAAGACGAATTTTAAAAGAGTGTTTTATCAGCCGGTTATATTTTGAGGATTAGCATAGAATGGCGAATGATTGCTTCCAGCAATCATTTGGTATTCGTAGCTAACCGGAAGAATATGGCTGATAAAACACTTTAAGAAGAGAGTGCGTTTAAGTCTGCACAGTAGGGTTAAGCGGCGGAAACTAGACTTAAAAAGCACGTTAAAAAAATCATATTCGCCAATCGAAAAAAGGGGCGGTAGACAAAAGCAATTTTGTCCCACCCCTTTTTAATGTTTAATAAAGAGGAGTCGTAATAATGCAAAAACAAATTTACTTAGCAGGTGGTTGGTTCACCCCTAAACAAGCAGATATGGTGGCGCGCGCCCATAAAGCGTTGGCTGCTAATCCGACCGTTGGTTATATCCATAGTCCGCAAGAACATCAATACAAAGATGTCACTGAAGATAATGATCCTAATGGTTTATTCGGTGGTTACGAATGGGCCAATCAAACTTATCAAAATGACATTACTGCAATGGACTTAGCGGATTTGGCGGTTGTCTTATGGGATATGGCTGATGAAGATACGGGGACCGCTTTTGAAGTCGGTTACCTTAATGCAAGCCATACACCAATCGTATTTGTTTGTGAAGATGATTTGCAAGAAAATCCGATTAACTTAATGTTAGCTAAAGGGATTAGCAAGTGTGTGACAGATATTAATGAATTAGAAACCTTAGATTTCCAATTTGTAGCGGGCGAACCTTACCCTGGTAAGATCGTTTAAGCAATTGTTTTCAAATTAAAAAAGCCCGTCCGAATTATGATAATTCGGACGGGCTTTTTTAATGACCTTCTTATAATTGACCTCGTTAAATAGCGCTTTGTTAATTTAGATAAAAAGAACGATTGTTTTTATTGTAAGCGATTACATTGCGTGCTATATTTTATTTATTAAATGGACAGGAGTGATTGGATGACTAAAACGTTAGAAGCATTCTTGCACGAAGGATTAGCATCGTTGAAGGAACAGGGGTTATATAACACAATCGATGTTCTAGAAGCGCACAATGGGCCGGTGATTAAAATCAACGGACATGAATTAATTAATTTAGCATCTAATAATTATCTAGGCTTTGCTAATCGCGATGAATTAAAGGCGGCGGATCAAGCGGCCACACAAAAGTGGGGTGTGGGGGCTGGTGCGGTGCGGCCGATTAACGGAACACTTCAGATTCACCAAGATTTAGAAGCTAAAATTGCCGAGTTCAAAGGTACTGAAGCGGCCATTGTGTTTCAATCCGGTTTCAATTGTAATATGGGTGCGATTTCAGCAGTCATGACTAAGAATGATGCGATTCTTTCAGATGAATTAAATCACGCGTCAATTATCGATGGGTGCCGGCTATCAGGGGCGAAAATCATTCGTATCAAGCATCAAGATATGGCAGATTTAGAAGAAAAAGCAAAGGCCGCAACCGAAAGTGGTCTTTATGAAAAAGTGATGTACATTACCGATGGCGTCTTTTCAATGGATGGTGATGTGGCTAATTTACCCGAAGCGGTTAAAATCGCTGAGAAGTATCAACTGATTACTTACGTTGATGATGCGCATGGTTCTGGTGTGATGGGACATGGAAAGGGCACCGTTAAACATTTTGGCTTACAAGACAAGATTGATTTCCAAATGGGGACCCTCTCCAAAGCAATCGGCGTTGTCGGTGGTTATGTTGCGGGGACTCAAGCATTAATCGATTGGTTGAAGGTTCGTGGCCGGCCATTTCTTTTTTCAACCTCATTAACACCTGGTGCAGCGGCTGCTTGTATTACGGCGTTAGATTTAATCATGGCGCACCCCGAATATGTGGATCAG
This DNA window, taken from Latilactobacillus sakei, encodes the following:
- a CDS encoding nucleoside 2-deoxyribosyltransferase gives rise to the protein MQKQIYLAGGWFTPKQADMVARAHKALAANPTVGYIHSPQEHQYKDVTEDNDPNGLFGGYEWANQTYQNDITAMDLADLAVVLWDMADEDTGTAFEVGYLNASHTPIVFVCEDDLQENPINLMLAKGISKCVTDINELETLDFQFVAGEPYPGKIV
- a CDS encoding glycine C-acetyltransferase; this translates as MTKTLEAFLHEGLASLKEQGLYNTIDVLEAHNGPVIKINGHELINLASNNYLGFANRDELKAADQAATQKWGVGAGAVRPINGTLQIHQDLEAKIAEFKGTEAAIVFQSGFNCNMGAISAVMTKNDAILSDELNHASIIDGCRLSGAKIIRIKHQDMADLEEKAKAATESGLYEKVMYITDGVFSMDGDVANLPEAVKIAEKYQLITYVDDAHGSGVMGHGKGTVKHFGLQDKIDFQMGTLSKAIGVVGGYVAGTQALIDWLKVRGRPFLFSTSLTPGAAAACITALDLIMAHPEYVDQLWENADYFKAKLKAVGFKVAKSETPITPVILGDEQLTQKFSQALVANGVYAKPIVFPTVPLGTGRIRNMPSATHTKAMLDEAVTVYEKVGRELGII